The following nucleotide sequence is from Flavimarina sp. Hel_I_48.
AACGTATAGAGGTTTACAAAGGTGTTGTTCCCGGTGAACTTGCAGATGATGCGCTGGGCGGTGCCATTAATATTATCATGAAGAAAAACCGGTCCAACAATCTGAGCGCCTCGCTGTCTTATGGATCGTTCAACACCACCCAGGCCAACTTTAACGCTACTTACAATTCAAAAACTTCAGGTTTTTATACACGTGCCTCTGGCTTTTACAATTATTCTGACAATGATTATGAAGTCTGGGGAAAATTCGTTCGCAATATTTTACCGAATGGTCGCTACGATTATGTCAGGGCAAAACGCTTTAATGATGCTTTCCGTTCGTATGGAGGTGTTGTAGAACTGGGTTATAATCAGGTAAAATGGGCAGATAATTTTTCTGTGGGCTATACCAATTCAGATTCTTACAATGAGATTCAGCATGGTGCATTTATGTCTATTCCTTACAAAGGCAGGTTTGTTGAGGCGCATGCAGATGTGTTCAACTTAACCTATAACAAAGCGAATATCGTTGATGGCCTGGATGTGAACTTTCAGGGCATCTACAGCAAGCGTAAAACAACAGTAAACGATACCGTACCATATAATTATAACTGGTTTGGCGAATTGAGCCGTGATCTGGACGGAGATCCTATTTTACGCCCACAGGGCGCGCAGCAGGGTGAACCTACTATCGCAAATATAAACAGGGAGATTTTCTCCTTTAGAAGTGGTATAGCCTATAGCCTTTCGGAACAGCACAAATTCATTTTCAACCATCTTTTTTATGATATCGCCAGGGAGGAAGATGATGAGATCAAGTCTGATCTGCAACGCAATTTTATAGGGACACGCGACCTGCGGAAGAATGTTTCTGCGCTTACCTATGAAATGCGCTTATTGGAAAACAGGTTCAAATCGACTGTTTTCGGTAAATATTACCAGCAAAATGTCCAAAAAATGGATCCTATTGCCGAAAATCAAAATGGGGAAACAGTACGTGTTGAAAAATATTTCAGCAATAAGACCAGTACACTGGGGTATGGCACTGCGGTTTCATATTTAGCCATGCCTGCATTAGTCCTTCTAACCTCTGCGGAAAAAGCGGTACGCCTGCCCTCTGAAAATGAAGTTTTTGGCGATGTGGGCGAGAATATTGTCGAAAATCCAGGAATAGACGCAGAACGTAGCAATAATTTCAATCTGGGCTTTAAAGCCGGTCTTTACAAAATAGGGGAACACAAATTTTCAATAGGTGCTTCTGGTTTCATTCGCGATACACGGGATAAGATTGTAAGACAAACCCAAACCAACCTCAATGATGCGATTCAAACCGCCCCTTTTGAAAATTTGGGACGTACAAAATCCATCGGTTTTGATGCAGAACTCAGCTATATTTTTAGGGATAATCTCAATGTGCTTGTCAATTTTTCAAAGTTTGATACCCGTTACAATACAAAATACGATATGAATGGTGAAGTACTCAGCCTTTATGACGTGCAGATTCCCAGCGAACCTTTTATGACTTCAAATGCTAATGTAAACTATCATTTTGAAGACTTTGTTCAAGACAACAGCGTCCTGAGCGTATTTTATAACCTTAGTTATGTAGACTCATTTTACAATATCTGGGTGCCCCAGAAAGTCAGTGGTATTGATCAGTTTAAAGTTCCCGCGCAACTCATTCAAGATGTAGGGGTAAGTTATGCTTTCCCGAACAAGAACCTAGTAGCAAGCCTTGATATCAAGAATATATTCAACAAACAGGCCTACGATAATTTTGCCGTTCAGAAACCGGGCAGGGCCTTTTACCTCAAACTAAACTATACACTTAATAATTTCTAAAATTAGATCTATGAAAAATCGATTCAATAAATTTTTTACTTATGCCGCGCTGGCAGGGCTTTTAGGCTTTTCAGTAAGTTGTAGCAATGATGACTCCATTGATGATCAGACCGGTGGTGAAACTGAAAACCCCACAACAGAAGATAGCCGGTGGTTTACGGTAGCTGGTGCAATTATGGATGAAACCCGGGAAATGGCAATGGCGGGACCATTCTATATTCCATTTCAAAAGAAGATGCACAAAATCCTGATTTTGAAGTTGACGTTTTCAAAGGTTATCAGGTACGTTCACAGCGTACGGCGAGATTACAATCTTCAGTAGATGGAGCTACTATGTTCAATATCGCTTATGGTGGTGATATAGGCGGTGAATTTTCTAAATATAACGTAGAAGGCGGTGCAGATTTTGTTCCCACTGGTGGAGTGGTAAATATTTCTCAATATGCAGGAACGTCCCCGCGATGGGTAAAGCTTTTTGACGGTGATAAAACAGGTGTTGCTGCAAGTGTAACTTCCCCACAAGTCAATGAGGGCGATACTTATGAATATACCAGGGGTACAGCGACGCTTGTGTCTATAGATATGGAAGATGTACTTATTTCTAAAAACAATTCGTTTGAAATCCCTTTACAGCCAGAAGAAGAATTGCTGGGTCACTACATTTTCAGATTGGATGCACCTGTTCTCAATGCTGCAAAAGATAAACTTATTGTAGGAACCTGGATGGGTAAAACAGACCCTGCAACTGGAGAGCGCGATGCGAATCCTTATGAAAGATTAGGTTCAAAATCTGTAATTGTTGACTATCCCTCACTAGAAAACCCTACAATCATAACGTCCACAGTGGGTCACGGTGATACCAGTGGATATCGTAGTTTTAATAGTTTTTTAGGCGATGACGGCAGTATTTATCAGGCTACACAAAGGGATTCTGAAGGATCTCATATCTTAAAAATCAATGCAGATAATACGTACGACAACACGTATGTCTTTAGTCTTGATAATGCCCTAAGTATTACCAATTCATACATTGAAAGCTGGAGATATGTTGGGAATGGTATCGCTTATGTTATGTACACCCATGACGGTGCGAGCGCGTCAAATTTCAATACGGGTCAGCAACAGAGCTTTCTTGCCCGTGTAGATCTTAATGCACGTACAGCAACACGCGTAGATCTTCCCTATGATCCAGACATGTACTTTTTCCAGTACCAGGGGTTTGCGGTAGACGGTGATAATGTATATGTAAGCATCTCCCCTGTGGGAAAAGATGGTAACATTTACATTTTAAATAGCGTAACGGGCGATGTTACTAAAGGTGCAAAATTGCTTAATGAAGCAGGCAACCACTTTATAGGCGTATTTTAAAAAATCTTTTCATCGAGATTTGGAAGGTTGGGCTTTTTAAAAGTCTGACCTTTTTTTTGTTTTAGATCGGGAACATTTGTGTTTAAGACTGGTATAACTTTTAAAAACTTTCCTTTTTAACTGTCGTAATAATCCATAATTTTAAAGTCATTTTCCTGAAACTACGACCTATACAATTTCCTTGTTTTAAGCATATAATTCAGCCAAAAACAATGAAAAAAGCAATAAAATAAGCAAAAACGCATGTATTTAATATTTGATACCGAAACCACTGGCTTACCCAAAAACTGGAATGCCCCCATAACTGACGGTGACAACTGGCCGCGCGCGATCCAGATTGCATGGCAGTTGCATGATGGGATGGGGAATATGATAGATCACCAGGATTACCTCATTCGCCCAGATGGATTTGATATCCCTTATGATGCAGAGCGTATTCATGGGATTTCAACAGAGCTCGCCAGGCGCGATGGCTTTCCACTGGCCGAGGTTTTGGGCAAATTTAGGGATGCCCTTGAGACAACCAAGTTTGTCGTAGGTCAAAACGTAGGTTTTGACATCAAAATTATGGGTGCAGAATTTCATCGTCTCGATGTACAAAACCAATTACAGGAACTGCCCGTACTGGATACCTGTACCGAAAAAACCGCCCAACTTTGCGAAATTCCCGGTGGTCGCGGAGGAAAATTCAAGCTACCCACCCTTACCGAACTGCATGAATATCTTTTCAACACACCCTTTTCTGAAGCGCACAATGCAACGGCAGACGTTGAGGCAACCACGCGCTGTTTTCTGGAATTGGTACGCAGGCATGTGTTTACTAAAGAAGAATTAGATGTAGAGCCTGGATATTTTGAAGAATTTTCAGAAGCCAATCCACAGCTTATAGACCTTGTAGGCCTCAAACATATCAATCTGGAAAAGGCCTCTGCAAAAATCAGAAAGGAACTGGAGAAAGCGGAGCGCTCTGATATTACTTCGGCAGAGATCAGGGTAAATGTGGAGCAGATGGCAGAAGTGGATTTTGTGCACCTGCACAACCACTCGCAGTTTTCTATCCTTCAATCCACTTCAAGTGTTGCAGATCTGGTAAATGCAGCAAAAAAACACAGGATGCCGGCAGTGGGCATCAGCGATATGGGCAATATGATGGGCGCTTTTCATTTCGTCAAGGCCATTACCGCTTACAATAAAGATCTTCAAAAGAAAAATGCTGCGTTAATTGAAGCTGGCGAACCCATTACAGATAAACCAATAAAGCCCATTGTGGGTGTTGAACTTAATGTGTGTGAAGATCATACAAACAAAAGCCAAAAAGATAATGGTTACCAAATCGTCTTCCTGGCAAAAAACAAGCGCGGTTACCACAACCTCGCTAAAATGTCATCGCTTGCCTATACAGATGGGTTTTATTACATCCCGCGTATAGATCGCAAGATTGTTGAAAAGTACAAAGAAGACCTTATCGTCCTTACAGGAAACCTGTATGGGGAAGTGCCCGGTAAAATCCTCAACGTAGGTGAAAATCAGGCAGAAGAAGCACTTTTATGGTGGAAAAAGACCTTTGTTGATGATCTTTATATTGAACTCATGCGCCACGGCCAGGAGGATGAAAACCGGGTAAATTCCACGCTGGTGGAGTTTTCTAAAAAACATGATATCAAAACGGTTGCCACAAACAACACATTTTATATTGAAAAATCTGATGCCGAAGCTCATGACGTTTTACTTTGCGTAAAAGATGGTGAAAAGGTCGCTACCCCTAAAGGCCGTGGTCGAGGATATCGCTTTGGCCTGGACAACGATCAATATTATTTTAAGACCGCCGAAGAGATGAAGGCGCTCTTTAAAGACCTGCCGGAAGCGATCAGCAACGTGCAGGAAGTAGTCGCAAAGATTGAAGCTTTTGACCTTGCCAGGGACGTATTATTACCCGCGTTTACCATTCCGGAAGAATTTATTGTTGCCGAGGACAAAACAGACGGTGGGAAACGAGGGGAAAATGCCTATTTACGCCATATAACGTTCCTGGGTGCAAAAAAACGTTATGGTAAAGATCTGGATGAAAAGATACGGGAACGGGTAGATTTTGAGCTTTCGGTTATTGAAAATACAGGTTATCCCGGTTATTTTCTCATCGTGGAAGATTTTATACGCGAAGCACGAAACATGGACGTTTCGGTGGGTCCCGGTCGGGGTTCTGCAGCCGGGAGCGTGGTAGCGTATTGCCTCTGGATAACCAATATTGATCCGCTTAAATACGATCTGCTTTTTGAGCGTTTCCTCAATCCGGATCGTGTGAGCATGCCAGATATTGATATTGATTTTGATGACGAGGGCCGCAGTCGCGTCATGGATTATGTGATCGAAAAATACGGGGCCAATCAGGTAGCCCAGATTATCACCTACGGAACCATGGCTGCAAAAAGTTCGATTCGGGATACCGCACGCGTCCTTGACCTTCCGCTGGGCGATGCAGACCGTATCGCAAAACTGATCCCCACGATGTCCAAACTCAACAAGATTTTTGGACAAAGCGATAGTGATCTCAAGAAAAAATTCCGCAGTGATGACCTGATAAAAGTCAATGAATTGCTCAACCTCGCCGAAGGGGATGATCTGGAGGGACAAACTTTACGACGCGCGCGTCAGCTGGAAGGTTCTGTACGTAACACGGGTATTCACGCCTGTGGGGTAATCATTACGCCAGACGATATTACCAATTTTGTACCGGTTTCCACCGCTAAAGATTCTGATTTATATGTGACCCAGTTTGATAACAGCGTGGTAGAAGAAGCCGGACTCCTAAAAATGGACTTTTTAGGACTAAAAACGCTCACGCTGATCAAAGATACCGTGAAACTGGTAAAGCATAAACACGGTATTGATCTGGACCCGGATAATTTTCCGCTTGACGATGAGAAAACATATGAGCTCTTTCAACGCGGGGATACGGTAGGGATTTTTCAGTATGAATCCCCGGGGATGCAAAAACACATGCAGGCCTTAAAACCTACCGTTTTTGAAGATCTTATTGCGATGAACGCCCTGTACCGCCCGGGACCCATGGAATATATTCCCAGCTTTATTGCCCGTAAGCACGGTGATGAGGAAATTGCATACGACCTTCCCATCATGCAGGAATATCTTGAGGAAACCTATGGGATTACCGTGTACCAGGAGCAAGTGATGCTGCTTTCACAAAGTCTCGCGGGTTTTACAAAAGGTGAGGCCGACGTACTGCGGAAGGCTATGGGTAAAAAAATATTATCTGTTCTTGATAAGATGAAACCCCAGTTTTTATTGGGAGGCGAGAAAAACGGCCATCCCAAGGAAGTTCTGGAAAAAATATGGAAAGACTGGGAAGCTTTTGCCGCATATGCTTTTAACAAATCACATTCCACCTGCTATGCATGGATTGCCTACCAGACCGCTTATTGTAAGGCCCACTATCCTGCCGAATATATGGCTGCGGTATTGAGCAATAACATGAGCGACATCAAACAGGTTACCTTTTTTATGGAAGAATGCCGCCGTATGGGACTCGAGGTTCTGGGTCCAGATGTGAATGAATCGTATAGGAAATTCACCGTAAACGACCGCGGCGCGGTTCGTTTTGGTATGGGAGCCGTAAAAGGCGTGGGAACAAATGCGGTACAGACTTTAGTGGATAATAGGAAAGACGGTCCTTATAAGAGTGTTTTTGATCTTGCCAAGCGTATCGACTTACGTGCGGCCAATAAAAAAGCCCTGGAAAGCCTTGCGCTTGCCGGTGGTTTTGATGGTTTTAATACCTCGCACCGCGCGCAATATTTTAAAGATGAAGGTGACGGGATTACTTTTCTTGAGAAAGCGGTAAAATACGGCGCCCGTTATCAGGAGAATGAAAATTCGGCACAGGTTAGCCTTTTTGGCGATGCAAGCGAAGTACAAATCCCTGAGCCGGTAGTTCCTCCCTGCGAAGAGTGGGGCACCATGGAAAAACTCAAACGGGAAAAAGAAGTGGTAGGTATTTACATTTCGGGGCATCCACTGGATGATTATAAAATTGAAATGGAAAATTTCTGTAACGGAAAAGTGAGCGATTTTCACAACCTCAACGAGTCCCTGAACCGGGAAGTCACCTTTGGAGGTGTAATTACCGAAGTGCAACATCGCGTTTCAAAAAACGGAAAGGGCTGGGCCGCGTTTTTTATTGAAGATTTTAGCGACT
It contains:
- a CDS encoding TonB-dependent receptor, whose amino-acid sequence is MPRIILLFLILISGIAHAQYDIQGIVKDQNGYVVTGAEIIVSKSGLKKSTFSNASGTYIHKDMSSGTYVVQINKDDYIEYQQVIVTDDHVNFDILINDLSDYELGDVVIQIESIKSEIEKKGFAVNVIETEAASYQNLQTNELLNRSVGVKVRQNGGMGSSVDYNLNGLSGNSIKMFIDGIPISTYGSSFDLNSINPAMIERIEVYKGVVPGELADDALGGAINIIMKKNRSNNLSASLSYGSFNTTQANFNATYNSKTSGFYTRASGFYNYSDNDYEVWGKFVRNILPNGRYDYVRAKRFNDAFRSYGGVVELGYNQVKWADNFSVGYTNSDSYNEIQHGAFMSIPYKGRFVEAHADVFNLTYNKANIVDGLDVNFQGIYSKRKTTVNDTVPYNYNWFGELSRDLDGDPILRPQGAQQGEPTIANINREIFSFRSGIAYSLSEQHKFIFNHLFYDIAREEDDEIKSDLQRNFIGTRDLRKNVSALTYEMRLLENRFKSTVFGKYYQQNVQKMDPIAENQNGETVRVEKYFSNKTSTLGYGTAVSYLAMPALVLLTSAEKAVRLPSENEVFGDVGENIVENPGIDAERSNNFNLGFKAGLYKIGEHKFSIGASGFIRDTRDKIVRQTQTNLNDAIQTAPFENLGRTKSIGFDAELSYIFRDNLNVLVNFSKFDTRYNTKYDMNGEVLSLYDVQIPSEPFMTSNANVNYHFEDFVQDNSVLSVFYNLSYVDSFYNIWVPQKVSGIDQFKVPAQLIQDVGVSYAFPNKNLVASLDIKNIFNKQAYDNFAVQKPGRAFYLKLNYTLNNF
- the dnaE gene encoding DNA polymerase III subunit alpha, with protein sequence MYLIFDTETTGLPKNWNAPITDGDNWPRAIQIAWQLHDGMGNMIDHQDYLIRPDGFDIPYDAERIHGISTELARRDGFPLAEVLGKFRDALETTKFVVGQNVGFDIKIMGAEFHRLDVQNQLQELPVLDTCTEKTAQLCEIPGGRGGKFKLPTLTELHEYLFNTPFSEAHNATADVEATTRCFLELVRRHVFTKEELDVEPGYFEEFSEANPQLIDLVGLKHINLEKASAKIRKELEKAERSDITSAEIRVNVEQMAEVDFVHLHNHSQFSILQSTSSVADLVNAAKKHRMPAVGISDMGNMMGAFHFVKAITAYNKDLQKKNAALIEAGEPITDKPIKPIVGVELNVCEDHTNKSQKDNGYQIVFLAKNKRGYHNLAKMSSLAYTDGFYYIPRIDRKIVEKYKEDLIVLTGNLYGEVPGKILNVGENQAEEALLWWKKTFVDDLYIELMRHGQEDENRVNSTLVEFSKKHDIKTVATNNTFYIEKSDAEAHDVLLCVKDGEKVATPKGRGRGYRFGLDNDQYYFKTAEEMKALFKDLPEAISNVQEVVAKIEAFDLARDVLLPAFTIPEEFIVAEDKTDGGKRGENAYLRHITFLGAKKRYGKDLDEKIRERVDFELSVIENTGYPGYFLIVEDFIREARNMDVSVGPGRGSAAGSVVAYCLWITNIDPLKYDLLFERFLNPDRVSMPDIDIDFDDEGRSRVMDYVIEKYGANQVAQIITYGTMAAKSSIRDTARVLDLPLGDADRIAKLIPTMSKLNKIFGQSDSDLKKKFRSDDLIKVNELLNLAEGDDLEGQTLRRARQLEGSVRNTGIHACGVIITPDDITNFVPVSTAKDSDLYVTQFDNSVVEEAGLLKMDFLGLKTLTLIKDTVKLVKHKHGIDLDPDNFPLDDEKTYELFQRGDTVGIFQYESPGMQKHMQALKPTVFEDLIAMNALYRPGPMEYIPSFIARKHGDEEIAYDLPIMQEYLEETYGITVYQEQVMLLSQSLAGFTKGEADVLRKAMGKKILSVLDKMKPQFLLGGEKNGHPKEVLEKIWKDWEAFAAYAFNKSHSTCYAWIAYQTAYCKAHYPAEYMAAVLSNNMSDIKQVTFFMEECRRMGLEVLGPDVNESYRKFTVNDRGAVRFGMGAVKGVGTNAVQTLVDNRKDGPYKSVFDLAKRIDLRAANKKALESLALAGGFDGFNTSHRAQYFKDEGDGITFLEKAVKYGARYQENENSAQVSLFGDASEVQIPEPVVPPCEEWGTMEKLKREKEVVGIYISGHPLDDYKIEMENFCNGKVSDFHNLNESLNREVTFGGVITEVQHRVSKNGKGWAAFFIEDFSDSFEFRMFGEDYLKFRHFLIPNSFVHVRVFIKEGWTNRDTGKKGDPRIQFNNFMQLQDSMETFGKKLTINLDLKDVQEDRINMLREILLNHRGDQNLYFYVFDTKEKMSLQMPSRKKKVKICNELLTQLKQKNLNYKLN